A window from Lampris incognitus isolate fLamInc1 chromosome 5, fLamInc1.hap2, whole genome shotgun sequence encodes these proteins:
- the map1lc3c gene encoding microtubule-associated proteins 1A/1B light chain 3C — MPPFDKPQLQKPFKQRKSFATRKQEVAGIRAKFPNKVPVIIERYQREKYLPPLDKTKFLVPQELTMTQFVTIIRNRMSLLPTQAFYLLVNNSGLASMSLTMAQVYKDHKDEDGFLYMTYASQEMFGCG; from the exons atgCCTCCGTTTGACAagcctcaactccaaaaaccctTCAAGCAAAGGAAAAGTTTTG CAACCAGAAAACAAGAGGTCGCGGGAATTCGGGCGAAATTTCCCAACAAAGTCCCG GTCATAATTGAACGCTATCAACGTGAAAAGTACCTACCGCCTCTGGATAAGACCAAGTTTTTAGTCCCACAAGAGCTGACCATGACTCAATTCGTCACCATTATAAG AAATCGCATGTCTCTATTGCCAACCCAAGCTTTCTACCTGCTCGTTAACAACAGCGGCCTGGCCAGCATGTCCCTCACCATGGCTCAAGTCTACAAGGACCACAAAGACGAAGATGGCTTTCTCTATATGACCTACGCATCCCAAGAAATGTTCGGTTGTGGTTGA